The DNA segment CAACGAGAATTATGTCACGACCCCGTGTGAGGCATCCATTGTAGCAGATCCTGCTGTCTTTTTCCAGCAGGAAAAAGGACAAAAGGAGTACAAGCCTCACACCTGGCTGCTGATTACTTTAACGGAGGGGAAGTTTCACCAGGTAAGGAAAATGGTGTATGCCTTGCGTCATCGTTGTAAACGGTTGATCAGGGTATCTATTGAAGATCTGAAGCTGGGCGATCTTCCGGCAGGAGGGGTAAGAGAGATAGCAGAAGAAACATTCTTTGAACAGCTGCGTATTGATAACTGGCGGGAATAAGTCGCCTTTCTACACCTTACTTTTCCGTATAGATTTATGCTCCTTTGCAAGAAACACTTCCAGCGCATCTAATTTATTGGCCCAGAAAGCCCGGTATTTTTCGGCCCAATCAGACACCTCTTTTAGTTTTCCCAGGTTGGCCTCACAAAATCGTTCCCGTCCCTGTTGCTTAATCACTACCAATCCGCATTCGGTCAATATCCGGATATGCTTGGAAACAGCTGGCCGGCTGATATTAAAATTCACGGCTACCTCGTTCAGGTTCAGTGACTGATAGGCCAGCAAATTGATAATTTCCCGTCTGGTAGGATCGGCTATTGCCTGAAAAACATCTCTTCTCATGTAGAATAATGCGTCCTTATGAAACCCATTGGTTACAAATATAAGAAAACCTGCGTTATCACAACTATTTATCGCCCCTTAGCCTTACTTTTCTGTAGTATTATTATTTTCCATTTGCTTGATAATATTGGTTACTTCTGTTTCTGTAGCGCGTAATTTCTTCTGGCAGAATTCGATCAGCACGGCAGCACGTTTCACCTTTTCCGCCAATACATCTACCGAAACGGATTCATTCTCTATTTCTGCTGCAATTACCTTCAATTCCTGGAAGGCTGATTCATAGGTCAAATGCTGTTCCATCTGCTTTATTTTTAGATTTAACGGTGGCGTTAATTTCCATGTCAGTTAATAATACTTTAATATCCTTACCGGTCTTAATACTTGTAGGGTCACTGATAATTTTATCATCCACATATACCAGGGCAAATCCGCGTTTCAAAATATTTGCCGGACTCATCAACCGGAAT comes from the Chitinophaga sp. H8 genome and includes:
- a CDS encoding ArsR/SmtB family transcription factor, whose protein sequence is MRRDVFQAIADPTRREIINLLAYQSLNLNEVAVNFNISRPAVSKHIRILTECGLVVIKQQGRERFCEANLGKLKEVSDWAEKYRAFWANKLDALEVFLAKEHKSIRKSKV
- the xseB gene encoding exodeoxyribonuclease VII small subunit encodes the protein MEQHLTYESAFQELKVIAAEIENESVSVDVLAEKVKRAAVLIEFCQKKLRATETEVTNIIKQMENNNTTEK